From the Xyrauchen texanus isolate HMW12.3.18 chromosome 49, RBS_HiC_50CHRs, whole genome shotgun sequence genome, one window contains:
- the LOC127640130 gene encoding protein fem-1 homolog B-like: MAEVPALGRLESLARYVHKAASEGRVLTLAALLLNHSTVQTRYLLEFVTQVAGQRSTPLIIAARNGHDKVVRLLLDHYKVDTEQTGTVRFDGYIIDGATALWCAAGAGHFEVVRLLVSHSANVNHTTLTNSTPLRAACFDGRLDIVQYLVEHAADISIANKYDNTCLMIAAYKGHTDVVYFLLQCGADPNIKAHCGATALHFAAEAGHLDIVKELVRCQAAMAVNGHGMTPLKVAAESCKADIVELLLSHTDCDVDSRIEALELLGASFANDRENYDILKTYNYLFLAMLERYRDPESVIVKEMPAPVEAYGGRAECRTLRELEAIRHDRDALHMEGLMIRERILGADNIDVSHPIIYRGAVYADNMEFEHCIKLWLHALHLRQQGNRNTHKDLLRFAQVFSQMVHLKEPVQASDVEQVLCASVQEIRRSKARVQTATDVELPVATDNYESNVFTFLYLVCISTKTQCNEEERARINKQIYDLIQLDPRSREGSSLLHLAASSSTPVDDFHTNDVCSFPNAQVTKLLIDCGAQVNAVDHDGNSPLHLIVQYNRPISDFLTLHAIIISLVEAGAHTDMTNKQKKTPLDKSTTGVSEILLKTQMKMSLKCLAARAVQQHQILYRNQIPKNLEEFVEFH, translated from the exons ATGGCGGAGGTACCGGCTCTGGGCCGGTTGGAGTCCCTGGCCCGGTATGTTCACAAAGCAGCCAGTGAGGGGCGAGTCCTGACCCTGGCTGCCCTTCTGCTGAACCACTCCACGGTCCAGACCCGATACCTGCTGGAGTTTGTGACCCAAGTGGCCGGACAGAGATCCACACCGCTAATTATTGCTGCTCGGAATGGACATGACAAGGTCGTCCGGCTGCTTTTGGATCATTACAAGGTGGACACTGAACAAACGGGAACTGTCAGGTTTGACGG GTACATTATTGATGGAGCCACGGCTCTTTGGTGCGCAGCAGGCGCTGGGCATTTCGAGGTGGTTCGCTTGCTGGTCTCGCACAGTGCCAATGTGAACCACACAACACTCACTAACTCCACCCCTCTCAGGGCCGCGTGCTTCGATGGCCGCCTGGACATTGTACAGTACCTTGTAGAGCACGCCGCAGACATCAGCATTGCCAATAAGTACGACAACACTTGTTTGATGATAGCGGCCTACAAGGGTCACACAGACGTTGTTTACTTCCTGCTTCAATGCGGAGCGGATCCAAACATCAAAGCTCACTGTGGGGCTACTGCGCTGCACTTTGCTGCCGAGGCCGGGCATCTAGACATTGTGAAGGAGCTTGTACGATGCCAAGCAGCTATGGCGGTTAACGGCCATGGAATGACGCCCCTAAAGGTGGCAGCAGAGAGCTGTAAAGCGGACATTGTAGAGTTGCTGCTTTCGCACACAGATTGCGATGTGGATAGCCGGATCGAGGCGCTAGAACTGCTTGGCGCATCCTTTGCCAACGACCGTGAGAACTATGACATTCTTAAGACCTACAACTACTTGTTCCTGGCCATGCTAGAACGATATCGCGATCCAGAGAGTGTCATTGTCAAGGAGATGCCGGCACCTGTTGAGGCATACGGAGGACGGGCGGAATGCCGAACATTGCGAGAGTTGGAGGCTATTAGGCACGATCGCGATGCATTACACATGGAAGGCCTCATGATTCGTGAAAGAATTCTGGGTGCTGATAACATTGACGTGTCGCATCCCATAATATACCGTGGTGCCGTCTATGCCGACAACATGGAGTTCGAGCACTGCATTAAGCTGTGGTTGCACGCCTTGCATTTGCGTCAACAAGGAAACCGCAACACGCATAAAGACCTCTTGAGATTTGCCCAAGTGTTCTCGCAAATGGTGCACTTAAAGGAGCCAGTCCAGGCATCGGATGTGGAACAGGTTTTGTGCGCCAGCGTCCAGGAGATCCGCCGCAGCAAGGCGCGCGTGCAAACCGCCACGGATGTGGAGTTGCCGGTGGCCACTGACAACTATGAATCCAACGTGTTCACCTTCCTCTACCTGGTTTGCATCTCCACAAAAACACAGTGCAATGAAGAGGAAAGAGCACGCATAAACAAACAGATCTATGACCTGATACAACTCGATCCGCGCTCCAGAGAGGGGTCCTCACTTTTGCATCTAGCGGCGAGCTCTAGTACACCTGTAGATGACTTTCATACCAACGACGTGTGCAGTTTTCCCAACGCACAAGTGACGAAGCTGCTAATAGACTGTGGCGCACAGGTCAACGCAGTCGATCACGATGGAAACAGCCCGTTACACCTCATAGTGCAATACAACCGTCCAATCAGTGACTTCCTCACCCTCCATGCCATCATTATTAGCCTCGTAGAAGCGGGCGCTCATACGGACATGACCAACAAGCAAAAGAAGACTCCTCTTGATAAAAGTACAACTGGTGTTTCAGAAATCCTTCTGAAGACTCAAATGAAGATGAGTCTGAAGTGTCTGGCTGCTCGTGCCGTTCAACAACACCAGATCTTGTATCGCAACCAGATCCCTAAAAATCTAGAAGAGTTTGTCGAATTTCACTGa